One Trueperaceae bacterium DNA window includes the following coding sequences:
- a CDS encoding DUF1367 family protein → MTKLFLLKTEGGDIIGWGPNDQAYLAKLGPGECLECDTRKARNPAHHRRFFALLQAAFAGQNKYQRIGDLLIELKLRAGWYDEYVTAEGKLVYVPKSISWARMDQETFEEFYGDAVVELSFMFPEIEHIAAEADEIIARRTLEAVE, encoded by the coding sequence ATGACTAAGCTCTTTCTTCTCAAGACGGAGGGCGGCGACATCATCGGCTGGGGGCCGAATGATCAAGCGTACTTGGCCAAGCTCGGGCCCGGAGAATGCTTGGAGTGTGACACGCGCAAGGCCCGGAATCCTGCCCATCATCGGCGCTTCTTCGCTCTGCTGCAAGCCGCTTTTGCCGGCCAGAACAAGTACCAGCGCATCGGGGATCTGCTCATCGAGCTCAAGCTGCGGGCGGGCTGGTATGACGAATATGTCACGGCGGAGGGAAAGCTCGTGTACGTCCCGAAATCCATATCATGGGCGCGAATGGATCAGGAGACTTTCGAAGAATTCTACGGCGATGCGGTGGTCGAGCTATCGTTTATGTTCCCCGAGATCGAGCATATTGCTGCAGAGGCGGATGAGATCATCGCGCGACGGACGCTGGAAGCCGTGGAATGA